In a genomic window of Vicia villosa cultivar HV-30 ecotype Madison, WI unplaced genomic scaffold, Vvil1.0 ctg.002971F_1_1, whole genome shotgun sequence:
- the LOC131640142 gene encoding uncharacterized protein LOC131640142: MNTNNNIITWNCRGAAGKDFYRYVKHFNDVYKPIILVIMETRCDPHRAAKTLKKIGFDDYVINSNNGFAGGIIVAWKIDGVHLQLERSEEQYIHLKVKQNNGHEWLFTAIYASPNDTKRRLIWDQLKNMASNIHLPWLLAGDFNNIAFASEKKGGAQAYSRKCKVFRNNIEECSLMDLGACGPAYTWCGPIFHRGQRIYERLDRALSNESWRLEFHEAIVKVLSRVEFSDHHPLMISLTGNKHMRSPNRFRFKSAWMLDEKHKDRLLGI; this comes from the coding sequence ATGAATACAAACAACAATATTATCACCTGGAACTGTAGAGGAGCAGCAGGAAAAGATTTTTATCGCTATGTGAAACATTTCAATGATGTGTACAAACCAATCATCTTGGTTATCATGGAAACCAGATGTGATCCTCATCGAGCTGCAAAGACACTAAAAAAGATAGGGTTTGATGATTATGTGATCAACAGTAACAATGGTTTTGCTGGCGGCATTATAGTAGCTTGGAAAATTGATGGTGTGCATCTTCAGTTAGAGAGATCTGAAGAACAATATATTCATTTAAAGGTTAAACAGAATAATGGGCATGAGTGGTTGTTCACAGCCATCTATGCTAGTCCAAATGATACCAAAAGAAGGCTCATATGGGATCAACTCAAAAACATGGCTAGCAATATCCATCTTCCATGGCTCTTAGCAGGGGATTTCAATAACATCGCCTTTGCAAGtgaaaaaaaaggtggtgctcAAGCTTATAGTAGGAAGTGTAAAGTTTTCAGGAACAACATCGAGGAATGTAGCCTTATGGATCTTGGTGCATGTGGACCAGCTTATACTTGGTGTGGGCCTATTTTTCATAGAGGACAAAGAATCTATGAGAGATTGGATAGGGCTCTTAGTAATGAAAGTTGGAGATTGGAATTCCATGAAGCCATAGTCAAAGTTTTATCCAGAGTGGAATTCTCTGATCATCACCCCCTCATGATATCACTGACGGGTAATAAGCATATGAGAAGCCCTAATCGGTTTCGTTTTAAGAGTGCTTGGATGTTGGACGAGAAACACAAAGACCGTTTGTTGGGAATCTAG